The Papilio machaon chromosome 3, ilPapMach1.1, whole genome shotgun sequence genome window below encodes:
- the LOC106720427 gene encoding AP-3 complex subunit mu-1, with amino-acid sequence MIHSLFIINPSGDVFLEKHWRSVIPRSVCDYYLEAQRASPNDVPPVLAAPHHYLISIQRGGVALVAVSKQEVAPLFVIEFLHRVVDTFQDYFSDCTETIIKENYVVVYELLDEMLDNGFPLATESNILKELIKPPNILRTIANTVTGKSNVSSILPSGQLSNVPWRRSGVKYANNEAYFDVVEEVDAIIDKSGVTVSAEIQGYIDCCIKLSGMPDLTLTFVNPRLFDDVSFHPCVRFKRWESERILSFIPPDGNFRLMSYHIGSQSVVAIPIYVRHNLTLRSNGDQGRLDLTVGPKQTMGRTLENVALEICMPKCVLNCSLTANQGKYSYDPVSKVLLWDIGKIELPKLPNIRGSVSVAAGADTSGANPSINVHFTIPQLAVSGLRVSRLDMYGAKYKPFKGVKYITKAGKFHVRM; translated from the exons ATGATACACagcttgtttataataaatccaTCTGG GGATGTGTTTCTTGAGAAACACTGGCGAAGTGTTATACCAAGATCAGTCTGTGACTATTATTTAGAAGCTCAGCGAGCTTCTCCTAAT GATGTGCCACCAGTTTTAGCAGCACCTCATCACTATTTAATATCCATACAAAGAGGCGGCGTAGCTCTTGTTGCAGTCAGCAAGCAGGAAGTTGCCCCTCTCTTTGTTATAGAATTTCTACACAGAGTTGTTGATACTTTCCAg GATTACTTTTCAGATTGTACAGAGACaatcattaaagaaaattatgtgGTTGTTTATGAG ttgttgGATGAAATGTTGGATAATGGTTTTCCATTGGCTACTGAGAGCAATATACTCAAAGAATTGATTAAACCaccaaatattttaagaactaTAGCAAACACAGTTACAGGAAAATCAAA TGTGTCATCTATATTACCATCCGGTCAGTTATCAAATGTGCCTTGGCGTCGTTCTGGTGTGAAATATGCAAATAATGAAGCATACTTTGATGTTGTTGAAGAAGTTGATGCGATTATAGATAAAAGTGGTGTAACAGTTTCAGCAGAAATACAAGGatat ATTGACTGCTGCATCAAATTAAGTGGTATGCCAGATCTGAcattaacatttgtaaatccGAGGTTATTTGATGATGTTTCATTCCATCCTTGTGTGAGGTTCAAACGATGGGAG TCGGAAAGAATATTATCTTTCATTCCGCCCGATGGTAACTTTAGATTGATGTCCTACCATATTGGATCACAAAGTGTCGTAGCCATTCCTATTTACGTCCGGCATAATCTTACTTTACGTTCAAACGGTGATCAAGGCAGGTTAGACTTGACTGTTGGACCAAAGCAAACTATGGGACGGACATTAGAAA aCGTAGCGTTAGAAATTTGTATGCCTAAATGTGTGTTGAATTGCTCTCTGACAGCCAATCAAGGAAAATACTCATACGATCCAGTCAGTAAAGTACTTTTATGGGATATAGGAAAGATTGAACTTCCCAAACTACCAAATATCAGAGGATCT gtaTCTGTAGCAGCGGGGGCGGACACGTCAGGTGCAAATCCAAGCATAAATGTGCATTTCACAATTCCTCAACTAGCTGTGAGCGGACTCAGAGTTAGCAGACTCGATATGTATGGAGCTAAATACAAGCCATTCAAAGGTGTCAAATATATCACAAAAGCGGGCAAGTTTCATGTGAGAATGTGA
- the LOC106720447 gene encoding 40S ribosomal protein S5 has translation MTEENWNDDNMDVGSMAVESMPLPQPADIPEIKLFGRWSCYDVQVSDMSLQDYISVKEKYAKFLPHSAGRYAHKRFRKAQCPIVERLTNSLMMHGRNNGKKLMAVRIVKHAFEIIHLLTGENPLQVLVTAIINSGPREDSTRIGRAGTVRRQAVDVSPLRRVNQAIWLLCTGAREAAFRNIKTIAECVADELINAAKGSSNSYAIKKKDELERVAKSNR, from the coding sequence ATGACCGAAGAAAACTGGAACGACGATAACATGGACGTTGGCAGCATGGCTGTGGAAAGCATGCCATTGCCCCAGCCGGCTGACATTCCCGAAATCAAACTTTTCGGACGATGGAGCTGCTATGATGTTCAGGTTTCCGATATGTCTCTCCAGGATTACATATCTGTTAAAGAAAAGTACGCCAAATTTCTGCCTCACTCTGCTGGCAGGTATGCTCACAAGCGATTCCGTAAAGCTCAATGCCCGATTGTAGAGCGTCTTACAAACTCTCTGATGATGCACGGCCGTAACAATGGCAAGAAATTAATGGCAGTTCGTATAGTAAAGCACGCTTTTGAAATTATCCACCTTTTGACTGGAGAGAATCCCCTGCAGGTACTGGTTACCGCTATTATTAACTCAGGACCTCGTGAAGATTCTACTAGGATTGGTCGCGCTGGTACCGTCCGTCGTCAGGCTGTCGACGTTTCGCCCCTTCGTCGTGTGAACCAGGCTATCTGGTTGCTGTGCACGGGAGCGCGTGAAGCCGCATTCAGAAATATCAAAACCATTGCAGAATGTGTAGCTGATGAACTTATCAATGCTGCAAAGGGTTCATCAAACTCTTATGCCATCAAAAAGAAGGATGAGTTGGAGCGTGTTGCTAAATCCAACCGTTAA
- the LOC123723554 gene encoding uncharacterized protein LOC123723554 — translation MAPSVSILQANVNHCVAAQDLLIQTAAQWKIDVVIDAEPYYVRARDDWAGDRDDSVAIVAWRRTGPTPFKSITKGRGWVLASLGGIAVIGVYFAPSRSFADFERICSPKSALLWPMHTPPLLWTPETSTPNRVRGRRAWASQAVDTAEHTLNAPHSLAQ, via the coding sequence ATGGCCCCCAGTGTCTCGATCCTGCAGGCGAACGTCAACCACTGCGTCGCGGCTCAAGATTTATTGATACAGACCGCGGCGCAGTGGAAGATCGACGTAGTCATAGACGCTGAGCCGTACTACGTCCGCGCCCGTGATGATTGGGCGGGCGATCGCGACGACTCGGTGGCTATCGTCGCCTGGAGACGCACGGGCCCCACACCCTTCAAAAGTATAACAAAGGGTCGCGGTTGGGTTCTTGCGTCGCTGGGCGGCATTGCAGTGATCGGGGTGTACTTCGCGCCGAGCAGGAGTTTTGCCGACTTCGAGCGGATATGCTCGCCGAAGTCGGCGCTCTTGTGGCCGATGCACACCCCACCCCTGTTGTGGACGCCGGAGACTTCAACGCCAAATCGAGTGCGTGGGCGCCGTGCGTGGGCGTCCCAAGCCGTGGACACGGCCGAGCATACGCTGAACGCGCCACACTCACTGGCGCAATAG
- the LOC106720395 gene encoding anoctamin-7-like, producing MDNKYAPYFATFIVLWGIFFTAYWFGREKYFNWIWETRNKNFNRNQIRPEFHLNLDTARKSNKTGLVIGIHRGSKIKTLLWYIPVILLDAFVLFIFASRKTLFTISPNALMVRLMVMMTVFVAVLLIIDFIHRKIASYIVRMENHRTYISYNRSLTKHQYIMCFSLPMIVLACYGFHKAIFEFQFWRGYKMDNKFLLDETCVLTSCINELAIAFTIVLLLRFVILRKLSLYSSTTDYNQRAIVQNVPCWEREFVLPRLKESILANKMMMLVIQLTFIIAFGFSCTPTIIFVLFFNIYNMRRDAELFTLHYRRPLFLKNKSFSIWSEILKLMVYLAIFVNVVSLVCSTDTIEAYLREQRKPTGNTLDQYLNLFFNNFTLIKGAYDLCYARAYIHISEDIDIKREELTVDELKTYQYMYIFIFEIIMASLFLLMQYIFSIDVDEKEIPKKREQENYEESRSNFAT from the exons atggaTAATAAGTATGCACCATATTTCGCGACATTTATCGTTCTCTGGG GTATCTTTTTCACAGCATACTGGTTtggaagagaaaaatattttaactggaTATGGGAAACGCGTAATAAGAACTTCAATAGAAATCAAATAAG ACCTGAATTCCACCTCAATCTTGACACAGCccgaaaatcaaataaaacggGCCTTGTCATTGGTATACATCGCGGTTCCAAAATTAAAACCTTGTTATGGTATATTCCTGTC ATTTTATTGgatgcatttgttttatttatctttgcaAGTCGAAAAACGTTGTTTACTATTTCTCCAAACGCACTTATGGTGAGATTGATGGTCATGATGACTGTTTTCGTCGCAGTTCTTCTCATCATTGATTTC ATTCATAGAAAGATTGCGAGTTATATAGTTCGAATGGAAAATCATAGAACCTATATATCGTACAACCGGTCGCTTACAAAACACCAGTACATAATGTGTTTCTCTCTGCCTATGATAGTACTTGCGTGCTATGGATTTCATAAg gcaatttttgaatttcaattTTGGCGTGGTTATAAAATGgataataaatttctattgGATGAAACGTGTGTGTTGACATCGTGCATCAACGAGCTTGCCATTGCATTCACAATTGttctacttttaagatttgTCATATTGAGAAAATTATCCCTTTACTCGAG TACGACTGATTATAATCAACGTGCGATCGTCCAAAACGTTCCTTGCTGGGAGAGAGAATTCGTTTTACCTCGATTGAAAGAAAGTATCCTAGCAAACAAAATGATGATGCTTG TAATTCAGCTCACCTTTATCATCGCCTTCGGTTTTTCCTGTACGCCCaccataatatttgtattgttctTTAATATCTACAACATGAg ACGTGATGCAGAATTATTCACACTACACTATCGAAGACCTCTGTTTCTGAAAAACAAATCCTTTAGTATATGgagtgaaattttaaaactgatgGTTTATTTAGCCATCTTTGTTAAC GTGGTGTCATTAGTATGCTCCACAGATACTATCGAAGCATATTTACGTGAGCAAAGAAAGCCGACCGGTAATACGCTTGATCAATATTTAAACCTCTTTTTTAACAACTTTACCCTAATCAAG gGTGCATATGATCTATGTTATGCCCGag catacatacatatatcagAGGATATTGACATTAAAAGGGAGGAATTGACTGTCGACGAATTAAAGACTTatcaatatatgtacatatttatttttgag ATTATCATGGCTTCATTATTCCTATTAatgcaatatatattttcaattgacGTTGACGAAAAGGAAATACCAAAAAAACGAGAACAAGAAAATTATGAAGAATCTAGATCAAATTTTGCTACTTAA
- the LOC106720446 gene encoding succinate--CoA ligase [GDP-forming] subunit beta, mitochondrial, giving the protein MAALNKSRNLSILNVLFYKVNYCPRVNVKRNLNLQEYHSKDLLRKHQVSIQNFRLLDSKLDSKILSDFKAKEYVVKAQILAGGRGKGHFDNGFKGGVHLTKNPSEILPLAKNMIGHKLITKQTPKEGILVDKVMVAESVNIIRETYLSIIMERTYNGAALVASPAGGMDIEAVAEKTPHLLKTVPIDIYEGVTDKVAIEIAEFLEFKGGMVQKCAEEIKKLWNLFIKVDATQLEINPLVETDDGRVVAVDAKINFDDNAEFRQKEIFALDDVSGVDPREREAASLNLTYIDMDGSIGCMVNGAGLAMATMDLIMLSGGRPANFLDLGGGVGQAQVSAALRILESDPKVKAIFVNVFAGIVNCATVANGIVAACKESPPKYPLVIRLEGTNASAAKKILEESGLPFKIINDADEAAKAVVKLAQ; this is encoded by the exons ATGGCTGCTCTAAATAAAAGTAGAAATTTGTCCatcttaaatgttttgttttataaagtcAATTATTGTCCGCGTGTGAACGTTAAGAGAAATCTTAATCTTCAAGAATATCATAGTAAAGACTTATTGAGAAAACATCAGGTTTCTATTCAGAATTTTCGACTTCTCGACTCTAAATTGGATTCGAAGATCTTATCGGACTTTAAAGCTAAAGAATATGTGGTGAAAGCACAAATTTTAGCTGGTGGCAGAGGAAAAGGTCATTTTGACAATGGTTTTAAGGGTGGAGTCCATTTGACTAAGAATCCATCCGAAATATTACCCTTAGCAAAAAATATGATTGGCCACAAATTAATCACCAAACAAACCCCAAAAGAGGGCATATTAGTTGATAAGGTAATGGTAGCTGAaagtgttaatattataagagaGACATATCTTAGTATTATTATGGAGAGAACATACAATGGTGCTGCACTGGTAGCTTCACCGGCAGGAGGCATGGATATTGAAGCTGTAGCAGAAAAAACTCCTCACTTGTTGAAGACTGTCCCTATAGATATTTATGAAGGAGTTACTGACAAAGTAGCCATTGAAATTGCAGAATTTTTAGAATTCAAAGGTGGCATGGTACAAAAGTGTgcagaagaaataaaaaaattgtggaatctttttattaag GTTGATGCTACACAACTTGAAATTAATCCTTTGGTTGAAACAGACGATGGGCGGGTTGTTGCAGTAGatgcaaaaattaattttgatgacAATGCAGAATTCAGACAAAAGGAGATATTTGCTTTGGACGATGTGTCCGGTGTGGATCCTAGAGAA AGGGAAGCAGCATCATTGAATTTGACGTACATAGACATGGATGGTAGCATCGGTTGCATGGTTAATGGTGCTGGGTTAGCAATGGCGACGATGGACCTGATTATGTTGAGCGGAGGAAGGCCAGCAAACTTCCTAGATCTCGGTGGAGGAGTAGGCCAAGCCCAGGTGTCGGCAGCTTTGAGAATTTTGGAGTCTGATCCTAAAGTAAAGGCGatatttgttaatgtttttgcTG GTATTGTTAATTGTGCCACAGTCGCAAATGGCATAGTGGCGGCGTGTAAAGAGAGCCCCCCAAAATACCCACTTGTTATCAGATTGGAAGGCACAAATGCATCCGCtgctaaaaaaatacttgaagaGTCCGGATTAcccttcaaaattataaatgatgcAGATGAAGCAGCTAAAGCTGTGGTTAAATTGGCGCAATAA
- the LOC106720444 gene encoding mitochondrial-processing peptidase subunit alpha has product MSHVTDIKVLFSRLFSFKNGLSSVRFSRRHFSQDSDRARQVTPLPPLSEPVPNLPPIVYSSAKSEDALTEVTVLGNGLRVASEKKFGQFCTAGVVIDSGPRYEVDYPSGICHFLEKLSFGATHKFPTRDVMLRELERHGGICDCQGSRDTTVYATSADSRGLEAITQVLAEVTLRPQLSTDEVEAARQAVAFELETLSMRPEQETILMDMIHAAAYKGNTLGLPKICPVENVHKIDRGTIINYLKNHYTPDRMVVAAVGVEHGPFVEYVQKYFVDMKPMWNSESNDLIKSNVDKSVAKYTGGIVQEECEIPLYPGSDLPELSHVVIGIESCSHSHPDFVATCVLNMMMGGGGSFSAGGPGKGMYTRLYTNVLNRYHWMFNATAYNHAYGDSGVFCVHAASPPARLHDTALLIARELSAMAGNVAPNELRRAKTQLQSMLLMNLEARPVVFEDVGRQVLATGKRKPPSYFINEIEKITADDIVRVATTMLSKRAAVAARGKLTHLPTFEEIQANMSLNKSETSPQGRRLNLFRA; this is encoded by the exons ATGTCTCATGTCACAGATATAAAAGTTCTTTTTTCTaggttgttttcttttaagaatGG ATTAAGTAGTGTCAGATTTAGTAGGAGGCATTTTAGTCAAGATTCTGATAGAGCACGACAAGTTACACCTTTGCCACCGTTATCAGAGCCAGTGCCAAATTTACCACCAATAGTGTACTCATCGGCAAAATCTGAAGATGCTCTTACTGAAGTTACAGTTTTGGGCAATGGTTTAAGGGTTGCATCGGAAAAGAAATTTGGACAATTTTGTACTGCAGGAG TGGTAATTGATTCTGGGCCAAGATATGAAGTGGATTATCCAAGTGGCATCTGTCATTTCCttgaaaaattaagttttggC gCCACTCATAAATTCCCTACAAGAGATGTGATGCTGAGGGAATTGGAAAGACATGGTGGCATTTGTGACTGTCAGGGTTCCCGTGACACTACAGTTTATGCCACCAGTGCCGATTCCAGAGGGCTCGAAGCTATAACTCAG GTTTTGGCGGAAGTGACCTTGAGACCGCAGCTGTCTACTGATGAAGTGGAGGCAGCCAGACAAGCTGTTGCATTTGAACTTGAAACACTCTCAATGCGGCCGGAACAAGAAACTATTTTAATGGATATGATTCATGCA GCAGCATACAAAGGCAATACACTGGGTTTGCCGAAGATATGTCCCGTAGAAAATGTTCACAAAATAGACAGAGgtactattataaattatttgaagaaCCACTACACACCTGATAGAATGGTTGTTGCAGCTGTCGga GTAGAGCACGGGCCATTTGTTGAatatgtgcaaaaatattttgtagataTGAAACCGATGTGGAACTCTGAAAGCAATGATTTGATCAAATCAAATGTAGACAAATCAGTTGCAAAGTATACCGGCGGTATTGTACAG gaGGAATGCGAAATCCCTCTGTACCCCGGCTCAGATCTGCCGGAATTATCTCATGTTGTTATTGGAATTGAGA GTTGTTCGCACAGTCACCCTGACTTTGTGGCGACCTGCGTACTCAATATGATGATGGGAGGAGGCGGCTCCTTCTCTGCTGGCGGACCTGGCAAGGGCATGTACACGCGTCTCTACACTAACGTCCTCAACAG ATATCACTGGATGTTTAACGCGACGGCGTACAATCACGCGTACGGTGACTCGGGCGTGTTCTGTGTCCACGCCGCCTCGCCCCCAGCCCGCCTGCACGACACGGCGCTGCTCATTGCGCGCGAGCTCTCGGCAATGGCGGGCAACGTCGCCCCCAACGAACTCAGG AGAGCGAAAACTCAGCTGCAGTCGATGCTACTGATGAACCTGGAGGCGAGGCCGGTTGTGTTTGAGGATGTCGGCAGGCAGGTGCTCGCAACCGGCAAGAGGAAACCACCTTCATATTTCATCAACGAAATCG AGAAAATAACAGCAGATGATATAGTTCGTGTTGCGACTACAATGTTGAGTAAGCGTGCGGCGGTGGCGGCGCGAGGAAAACTCACACATTTGCCCACATTCGAGGAAATCCAGGCGAATATGTCGCTGAACAAGAGCGAGACGTCCCCACAGGGCAGACGTCTCAATTTATTCCGCGCCTAA